In the genome of Fusarium fujikuroi IMI 58289 draft genome, chromosome FFUJ_chr02, one region contains:
- a CDS encoding related to allantoate permease, with product MSDSEKGAAINHREEADMTPKQGVEVDTVHQDEAMKVLGAYSGDEAWTEAEEKKLRRKIDWKLMPVLCATYGLQYYDKAMLSQAALFGLREDLGLLTGDRYSMSAAIFYLGFIIGAYPAMMLAQRYPIERVASGIVTLWGICLILTVVCKDYKTLYTQRFFLGLLESGISPMFMMIVGSFYKKNEQAMRMGIWYSCTGYVSIISPIINYGFGQINGGVSSWRYMYYFSGALTIVWGIILVFVLPPDPVRAKGFSERERYILVARLKTNNSGVRNTHLKVAQIWELLLDPKFWTVFSIAFLSMIANAPISTFVPIIIHGFGFSTLNSLLLMMPCGAYAGTLQLLFPYLAYKFKNNRSYLVFIAQMGTVLAALLLWLLPLSATGALLFAVYILPSVGGGYAVLMGHQIANTAGYTKRSVASSGLYIGYCLGNFVGPLCFKKGDAPRFEPGFIVVVVTSIIAGLLALVYRGLCMWSNSKRDKAGITEGFDHAYEDDLTDKKNMQFRYIL from the exons ATGTCTGATTCTGAAAAGGGCGCTGCTATCAACCATCGAGAGGAGGCAGACATGACTCCCAAGCAAGGAGTCGAAGTCGACACCGTCCATCAGGATGAGGCGATGAAAGTCCTTGGGGCCTATTCAGGTGATGAGGCCTGGACtgaggcggaggagaagaagttgcGCCGCAAGATTGATTGGAAGCTCATGCCTGTTCTCTGTGCTACAT ATGGACTGCAGTACTACGACAAGGCCATGTTGTCTCAAGCT GCTTTGTTTGGACTCAGAGAAGATCTCGGTCTTCTCACTGGTGATCGATACTCCATGTCGGCTGCCATTTTCTATCTCGGTTTCATCATTGGAGCTTATCCAGCCATGATGCTCGCACAGAGATATCCCATCGAACGAGTTGCTTCCGGCATTGTCACACTCTGGGGTATCTGCCTCATCCTGACTGTGGTTTGCAAAGATTACAAGACACTCTACACTCAGCGGTTCTTCCTCGGCCTTTTGGAGTCAGGTATATCTCCGATGTTCATGATGATAGTC GGAAGTTTCTACAAGAAGAACGAACAAGCCATGCGCATGGGCATCTGGTACTCTTGCACCGGCTACGTCTCGATCATCTCCCCTATCATCAACTACGGATTCGGTCAAATCAATGGAGGAGTATCCTCTTGGCGATACATGTACTACTTCTCAGGTGCTCTCACCATAGTCTGGGGCATTATCCTCGTCTTTGTCCTCCCTCCCGATCCCGTCCGTGCCAAGGGCTTCAGCGAGAGAGAACGATATATCTTGGTTGCGAgactcaagaccaacaacTCTGGTGTCCGCAACACTCATCTCAAAGTCGCTCAGATCTGGGAACTCCTGCTTGACCCCAAGTTCTGGACCGTTTTCTCCATTGCTTTCTTGTCTATGATTGCCAATGCCCCTATCTCGACTTTCGTTCCTATCATCATTCATGGTTTCGGCTTTAGCACCCTCAACTCCCTGTTGCTCATGATGCCTTGTGGCGCGTACGCTGGAACacttcagcttcttttccCTTACCTCGCGTACAagttcaagaacaacagGTCCTATCTGGTCTTTATTGCTCAGATGGGCACTGTCCTCGCTGCTTTGTTactctggcttcttccaCTCTCAGCTACGGGAGCCCTGCTTTTTGCAGTGTATA TCCTCCCATCCGTCGGTGGTGGTTATGCAGTGTTGATGGGGCACCAGATTGCCAACACTGCGGGATACACTAAGCGATCCGTAGCCTCTTCTGGTCTCTATATCGGCTACTGCCTCGGTAACTTTGTTGGTCCCCTCTGCTTCAAGAAAGGGGACGCGCCTCGCTTTGAGCCTGGTTTCATTGTTGTCGTCGTTACTTCTATCATAGCCGGTCTCCTTGCTCTTGTTTACCGTGGTCTATGCATGTGGTCCAACAGCAAGCGCGACAAGGCTGGTATCACTGAAGGATTTGACCATGCCTATGAGGATGACCTCACTGATAAGAAG AACATGCAATTCCGCTACATCCTCTAA
- a CDS encoding related to short-chain alcohol dehydrogenase, with amino-acid sequence MAVNRYAYNGPIDHTIAPQLENIRGKSVIITGGANGMGEAFVRDFVAAGAWVTFADVNEERGKIVEAELNADGQKCVFVKCDIRDWDQQKAMFETAKSQSPSNSVDVVIANAGISRSSGDSLWNLDDPNGEPTKPDLNIVRVNIDGTFYTWKLAVHYFRKQPVSEERDRCFIITGSMVAWIDSPGNWEYTGTKYALRGFMRTVRRSSHEQAIRINYVAPCWIKSAIRTAEYEKWLVDRGVEFGEQKDVSSCMLRIATDRSINGRSLMITPRSIAKEGFVDIDREDYKDTPEDEYLKKVQASQLVIIEDKWLDSYKVRVYKE; translated from the exons ATGGCTGTCAATCGCTATGCTTACAATGGTCCAATCGACCACACAATCGCACCTCAACTCGAGAATATTCGAGGAAAGTCAGTGATTATCACAGGCGGCGCCAATGGCATGGGCGAAGCTTTCGTAAGAGACTTTGTCGCTGCTGGTGCCTGGGTAACATTCGCCGATGTCAATGAAGAGCGCGGCAAAATAGTTGAAGCTGAGCTTAACGCCGACGGTCAAAAATGTGTCTTTGTCAAATGCGACATCAGAGACTGGGATCAACAAAAGGCCATGTTTGAAACGGCCAAAAGTCAAAGCCCAAGTAActctgttgatgttgtcatcGCAAATGCTGGCATTTCCCGAAGTTCGGGAGATAGCTTGTGGAATCTTGATG ACCCCAATGGAGAACCTACAAAACCAGATTTAAACATCGTACGTGTTAACATTGACGGAACTTTTTATACTTGGAAGCTTGCGGTTCATTATTTCCGCAAGCAGCCAGTGAGCGAAGAACGAGATCGCTGTTTCATCATTACTGGTAGTATGGTGGCTTGGATTGATTCTCCA GGCAACTGGGAATATACCGGAACAAAATATGCTCTCAGAGGATTCATGAGAACCGTACGAAGATCAAGCCACGAGCAAGCTATCCGCATAAACTATGTCGCACCCTGCTGGATCAAGAGCGCCATTCGAACAGCTGAGTACGAGAAGTGGCTGGTTGACCGCGGCGTGGAGTTTGGTGAACAGAAAGATGTCTCCAGCTGCATGTTGAGAATTGCCACCGATAGGAGCATCAATG GTCGCTCTTTGATGATCACGCCCCgctccatcgccaaggagGGTTTCGTAGACATCGACAGAGAGGATTACAAGGACACACCCGAAGATGAGTATCTGAAGAAGGTTCAAGCGTCACAGCTGGTGATTATTGAAGACAAATGGTTGGACTCATACAAAGTCCGAGTGTATAAAGAATAG
- a CDS encoding monooxygenase-like protein, producing the protein MPAFESPETKAQSAEDLSSMPATELPELVTKLDDIKNGLSNGHTNGHVTDPFTLSQDYAYTPRKIKVFTIGAGFSGLLMAHKFQHRFPEMEDIVDHTIFEARSDIGGTWLANNYPGVQCDVPSHIYAFPFDPNPNWERFYASGGDILSYMKATVKKWNLDRDLQLNTRVIGAEWLDDLGQWRVTVEHEGIQREEFCHVLISAQGVLVHEAWPKIPGLKDFEGHTTHSANWDHSYDYSKKRIAVIGNGSSGIQIVPQMAKLPGTEVTNFVRGPAWVYYRAPPSKHLGREDDDPNPRYSEQDKARFQDPELHLQHRKGIISRTNKSFYIFRKGENNERGMKLAAEQMAEKLGHDPVLCSKLIPKWELGCRRITPGPGYLESFLRPNCHLTDSAITQVTKKGLKTADGKEHEVDVIVYATGFDVSFRPRYPIVGLNKIDLREQWKEDPEAYISVAVPSMPNYFMMMGPNCLGGHGSLVESLNWTGDYFVKWIKKMATEDIKYVVPKKEKVDAFIKYCDQVHKTLVWSGGCTSWYKRGKVDGRVTALFGGSAHLFNRMLGDIRAEDFEIEYNTANPFRFMGNGFTEFEMDPESDLSWYVEKAETLRC; encoded by the exons ATGCCTGCCTTTGAGTCTCCAGAGACTAAGGCGCAATCCGCCGAGGACTTGTCTTCAATGCCAGCAACTGAGCTCCCAGAACTTGTCACAAAGCTAGATGACATCAAGAATGGACTCAGCAACGGCCATACAAACGGGCATGTAACAGATCCGTTCACACTCAGCCAAGACTATGCCTATACACCGcgcaagatcaaggtcttcaCCATTGGCGCTGGCTTCTCTGGTCTGTTGATGGCGCACAAGTTCCAACATCGCTTCCCTGAGATGGAGGACATTGTTGATCACACTATCTTTGAGGCGCGCAGCGATATTGGCGGTACTTGGTTGGCGAATAATTATCCTGGTGTTCAGTGCGATGTACCCAGTCACATTTAC GCATTCCCATTTGACCCCAATCCCAACTGGGAGAGGTTCTATGCTAGCGGTGGTGACATCTTGTCGTACATGAAGGCAACTGTCAAGAAGTGGAATCTCGACCGTGATCTACAGCTCAACACCCGAGTTATCGGCGCTGAGTGGCTTGATGATCTAGGTCAATGGAGGGTCACAGTTGAGCACGAGGGCATTCAACGGGAAGAGTTCTGCCACGTATTGATCTCAGCGCAGGGAGTTCTAGT TCACGAGGCATGGCCCAAGATCCCCGGTCTGAAGGACTTTGAGGGCCACACCACTCACTCAGCAAACTGGGATCATTCTTACGATTACAGCAAAAAGCGCATCGCTGTCATTGGCAACGGCTCATCTGGAATCCAGATTGTGCCACAGATGGCAAAACTTCCCGGAACAGAAGTCACAAACTTTGTCCGCGGTCCAGCATGGGTTTACTACCGCGCACCACCATCAAAGCACCTGGGCCGAGAGGACGATGACCCTAATCCCCGCTACTCAGAGCAGGACAAGGCACGCTTCCAAGACCCagagcttcatcttcaacatcgcaaGGGCATCATCTCTCGCACGAATAAGTCCTTCTATATATTCCGAAAAGGCGAGAATAATGAGCGCGGCATGAAACTGGCTGCGGAGCAAATGGCTGAGAAGCTTGGCCATGATCCTGTGCTGTGCTCAAAGCTTATTCCTAAGTGGGAGCTGGGTTGCCGTCGTATTACACCTGGGCCTGGGTATCTCGAGTCGTTCTTGCGGCCGAACTGTCATTTGACGGATAGCGCGATTACGCAGGTTACGAAGAAGGGCCTCAAGACTGCTGATGGCAAGGAACATGAGGTGGACGTCA TCGTGTATGCCACTGGCTTTGACGTATCTTTCCGTCCCCGCTATCCCATCGTCGGCCTCAACAAGATTGACCTCCGCGAGCAATGGAAAGAGGACCCAGAAGCATACATCTCCGTCGCCGTCCCCTCCATGCCAAACTacttcatgatgatgggTCCCAACTGTCTCGGCGGCCACGGCTCCCTCGTCGAGTCCCTCAACTGGACAGGCGACTACTTCGTCAAGtggatcaagaagatggccACCGAAGACATCAAGTACGTCGTccccaagaaggaaaaggtcgACGCCTTCATCAAGTACTGCGACCAAGTCCACAAGACTCTCGTCTGGAGTGGAGGCTGTACGAGTTGGTATAAGCGTGGCAAAGTTGACGGCCGTGTTACTGCGCTGTTTGGTGGAAGTGCTCATCTGTTTAATCGCATGCTGGGGGATATTCGTGCGGAGGACTTTGAGATTGAGTATAACACGGCGAATCCGTTTAGATTTATGGGTAATGGGTTCACGGAGTTTGAGATGGATCCGGAGAGCGATCTTAGTTGGTATGTAGAGAAAGCAGAGACGCTTCGATGCTGA